gggacagctgggcaTTGTGCAAGGGCAGGGGTGTGTATGTGGTCTCTTCCATGTAGTGTTCCAGGGAGCttaaacagaatttttgtatttcacCTGTAAATTTTTGAGAATAGGGCTTTCTGTAGGCAGGATCCCAGAGATGCTAGAGTACTGCAGAACTCCTGTGCTCACCTTTGCTTTGATCTTTCCTGGGTGCTGAGCTTCACTGCATCTTGTGTCTCTTCCTTTCACTTTtgtccttccctgctcccttgTGATTGATGCTCCAGTGCCTCTGCTCctacagaaaaagaagactaCTACCATCGCTGTGGAGGTGAAGAAGTCCCAGCACAAGTATGTCATCGGCCCCAAGGGTAATTCCCTGCAGGAGATCTTGGAGAAAACTGGAGTGTCTGTCGAGATCCCACCCACTGACAGTAGCTCGGAGACGGTGATACTGCGAGGCGAGCCTGAAAAGCTTGGGCAAGCATTGACTGAAGTCTATGCAAAGGTACTGACTGGATGGGCCAGGCCTCCTTTGAAAGCCCCACAAAGATACATCCCTGGGCTCTGACAGGTGGAGGGGGTGGTCTCTGTCAGGCTGCCAGAGATGCAGCTTAGAACTCAATAATGAGGGTGCAGCATGGGAATTGGAAGTGAATTTTTGTGAAGGCCTCTTTCAGTCTGTTCACCCAACAGCTTCTCTGTCTCTCAGGCCAACAGTTTTACCGTCTCCTCGGTCTCAGCCCCCTCTTGGCTTCATCGTTTCATCATTggaaagaaaggacaaaacCTGGCCAAAATAACTCAGCAGATGCCAAAGGTATGGATGAGCTATTAGCTTAGCAAAGTAGAGTACGGTTTAATCCAGCTCACTCTTTGTAGAGagagaaatgtattttagcATGGATAAAACCAGGGAGGAAATGGCACAGATCTTATAATATTCAGGGGAACTACCAAATTCTACTGCCTCGAACACTTCCCATCCTGTGTTACTTTCAAGGGTTGAGTCCTTCAAAGGAAGCTTTATGTGTTACTATTTGGAGAATTGATGTAGTAGGAGACCTGGAAGTGCTGACTTCAATGAGGCTTCTCCCTGGTGAGTTAGATGGTATCTGGAGAAAGGTTAGGTGAGGAACTTCTCCAAAGCCCTTGCAGACTCCAGGACAGCATGAAAATTTTATGCTCTAGACACTGTGATGTGGCCAAAATTGTAACTTGCCTACTTCTGAAACCATGTGTACCCTTAGTGGTAGGGATTGATGGTGTAGGCCTGACTGACAGCATTGACTTGGCTTGTGTCTTGGAAAATTCTTACTGATTTCCTTGCCTTATGTCTCAAGGTTCACATCGAATTCACTGAAGGAGAAGACAAAATCACTTTGGAAGGACCTACAGAAGATGTGAATGTGGCTCAGGAACAGATTGAAGTCATGGTCAAGGATCTGGTAAGTTGGTGGTACTAGTTCTGGTATATAAGAAGAAAGCGGGGAAAGGTGGGGCAACAGAGCAGAGATAAAGTGTAGGTCACATCTGTGAGTATTTTCACAGGCTTAACAGACCTTGCAGAAGGCAAGTTGTGTGACAGATGAACAAAAACCTTGGTTGTgaagcttttcttaaaaaatcaCCAGCACATCTTAAGTCTTTTgatgcagagaagggaagattCTCTTTCAGTCACAGCTGGAGAGGCATTTAAGTCCCTTTAAATGTTTCACAAGCATGGTGCTCTCAGCTCAAAGCAGAGGAGTGTTCTGCTCTGCTCACTAGCAGGAGGAGTGCTTGTAGCTTTCAGCTGGAGTTAGTGCCTGCACTGGCAgtgggcacaggcagcagcagagggggcCTGCCCTGCCTAGCCCTGTACAATTCTTTATAGATCAACCGGATGGATTATGCAGAAATCAACGTTGACCACAAATTCCACCGACACCTCATTGGCAAGAACGGAGCTAACAGTAAGTGGAGTGCCTTTCTTATCCTTCCTGTGCCCAGACTCTCTGTGAGTAGTCATTCATATCATGGCTCTGCAGCTCAACCAGGGTGCTGCCTCCATTACATTGCCTCTGCCCTTCTGGAATGAAGTTGGCACAAGGAGATAAATGGGCAATGTGGCCTTGGAATGGCTTTAATGTATTGGAAATGTCAGGGAAAATTGAACAGATTACTTTGCCATGTCCTGGCAGAACTTCTGTATGTTGGGGAGGTTGGAGagttgtcttttatttttttttcaagttggCCTATGTGAATTTCATTTTAGAACTCAGGTGGGGGTGGTAGAAATCTGCATGGTGAGTTTCTCCCCAAAAAAGAATTTAGGAGTAGAAATTAATAAGTATCTTCTAGTCTAAATATGGTGCTGTTTGGGGAAGAAACAGATGCCTCACTCTGGCAAGTGAGCTATTGGCTCTAGATGCCATAGTATTTAATTGTACAGATTCCTGTGTAGCACAGATCTGCTCTTGCTGAACCCCAGAGTGAAGAGGCACTTTCCTCTGATTCAACTCCACCCCTCTGGCCTTTCCTCAGAGGCTGATGTACTTCTTAAACAGCCTCAAAGGTGTCTTTGCTTCCAAATCTTGGCCTAGCAGAGTGTGTCACCACATCCCTTTCCTTGCAGTTAACAGGATTAAGGACCTCTACAAGGTGTCTGTGCGCATTCCCCCGGACAATGAGAAGAGCAACCTGATCAGAATTGAAGGAGACCCACAGGGGGTCCAACAGGCCAAGAAAGAGCTGCTGGAACTCGCTTCCCGTATGGTTAGTGGGATGTGATGCCTGGGAGGCCACAGGGTTTGAGCTCTTGTGTTCCCTAGTAACCTTCTGGTGGAGGTGTGTGCCCCTTGGCCACTGAGCACTTGGATCTCATGACAAGTGCAAGTTCCTTTATTCCCTTGGATCCCCTTCTCAGTCAACCTAGAGTGACTTATGTCTGGAGGAAAAACACTGATGACAAGTAAGCTGTTGGGCAGCAAACTGGTAATTACAAGTACGTGTCTCTCCTGCTGAACACTCTGTGTAAACTCTGTTCTCCACAGGAAAATGAACGCACCAAGGACCTAATCATTGAGCAGAAATTCCACCGGACCATCATTGGGCAGAAGGGCGAGCGGATCCGGGAAATCCGGGAGAAATTCCCAGAGGTAAGGCTTTCTAGGAGATGAGGAATTCAGAGGGCATATTTCCTACATTGGTAATAGACGTATGGTCACTTAAGTCATAAATGTGTTGTCCCTGTAAGTGTGAGAAATATCTAACTGATTGATATGTGTCTGCTCATACATGTAATGTGTATGAGAAGATGGTTCTTCTGGCCAGAGACTGCTGATGTGGTTACCTGCTTCTGAATGGCAAAGGGGATGTGCAGGATCCCTCCAACCTTTGCACATGTCTGACGTGATAATTCTTGCATTTGTTTGAGTTGACTCTAAGTGACCATTTCCTGCAGGTTATCATCAACTTCCCAGACCCTGCACACAAGAGTGACATTGTCCAACTCAGAGGTCCCAAAAACGAGGTGGAGAAGTGCACCAAGTACATGCAAAAGATGGTGGCAGACCTGGTAAGGGAGACTTctgtctgctgttttctctgttccatGCCTGGATAACCCTGGAATAGAGCAGACCTGTAGTGGCTAGGGCTGACACACCTCAAGATGAGGGAACTGTGGACATTGTTCTATCTGTATGGGGGCAGGCAGGTAATACCTGTTATTTAAGGGCTATAGGAGAAAGTGCATATCTTTGCTTATTCTTGGAAGTGTCCCATATAGAGAATTCCTTGGGTCTAAATCTGTTGTCAAAAGCTTGTTTATAGAGTTCCTGGGATGGGGCCTCACTTGCCAGGGTGGTGTAATCTTCaattctccctttctctcttaggttgaaaacagcttttctatttctgttccCATCTTCAAACAATTCCACAAGAACATCATAGGGAAAGGAGGTGCCAACATCAAGAAGGTGAGATCTCTTTCCTGTCTTCACTGCTCATTATGGTGACTGCCTGCAGCAAAATCTCATTCTCTGGTCTCCCCTGCTCATTGgtaatgtaaaataaaacctcCAAGGCCTTTTTTTCTGACACAGGACACCTCTCAAATGATTTTGCTgggatgtttttttttttgtggcagaTCCGTGAAGAAAGCAACACCAAAATAGATCTCCCAGCTGAGAACAGCAACTCAGAGACAATTGTTATCACGGGCAAAAGAGCAAACTGTGAGGCTGCTCGCCACAGGATTTTGGCTATCCAAAAGGAACTGGTAAGTGAAACAACCGGCCTGTGGTGGATTAGGGACTTGAAAACATAAATATAGGAGTTATAGGAgatataaatataaaagcaCTTGTAGTGGGGTGTGGCAGGAGACAAATGTGGATGTCAGTCTGTTCTTGACTCTTCAACTGAAGTTTGTGGCTGCTCATGAGTTAGGAGTGGCCAGTCTCAATTCCCTCTGGTCAGGCATTTCTGACACTCAGCTCTGCAAAGCTCCTGGCAACATGGGAGTTAGAGGGCAAGAAGAGTCTGTGCAAACACATTGCTACAGCTTGACTAACATCCCGTACTGTCCTCACTTAGGCCAACATCACAGAAGTGGAGGTCTCTATTCCTTCCAAACTCCACAACTCCCTCATTGGCGCCAAAGGCCGCTTCATCCGCTCCATCATGGAGGAGTGTGGTGGAGTCCACATCCACTTCCCCACAGAGGGCTCTGGCAGTGACACTGTGACCATCAGGGGCCCAGCCCAGGATGTGGAGAAAGCCAAGAAACAGCTGCTACATCTGGCAGAGGAGAAGGTGAGCCTTGTCTTATGGGGGAAGGAGCAGGTTGGTTTGGCCAGCTGTTTCTTTTGAAGTGATTCCCTCTGTCTGCGTGGAAGCCTTTGGCATCAGTCAAACAAATCCTCTTTTGAGGATTTGGGTACAGTTTGGATGATTAAAAGAAAGCTATACTTCTATCCTTGTGACAATGAGTTCTTCACTCATGGGTAGTAGAACTGTCTGTAATGCATCTCTGCCCAGGCTGATGACATAATGAGAGTTAAGGCTCCCTGCATCTGTGGTTTGAATGCTCTTGGGTATCCACACTTCTCTGAAACAGTTTACTCTGCAGatctccttttttcttaatCTCTGAATTTTGGCTCCAGTCATCCATTTCACTGCATACATTCAGATTTGAGAGCTTTTGGTTACAAGACTTTGCTCTGAGTTGTGGCTGGCTGACTGACTGGTCATTTTAATAGCAAGCTTTCTCAGGTCAGCATGTGAACATGTTCTCCCTGGGAATTGGTTGGTTGCCTCTGGGGCCTGGCTTGCAGTAGTCAGTTAGCAAACGATTGTATTGCCTTTTGTGCTGTTCAGACCCTTCTCCTAGGGAAGTCTCTGTTCTTACTCTCATTGGTCATGCTGAGTGTACAGTTAGTTTTTTGGCCCTGAGAATATCTTTGGGGTAGTGCTTTTAATTTAAGACATTGTATACCTTTTTTACTTTCAATGGCACACTACACCTACCTTGCTTTTGCAGCGCTCTGCATGTAGGTGCACATAACATATCTACATGCTGACTGTTGGTGCTGATGGATATTTTGTATATATTGACATGTTCCGTGGGTCTCTGGCTCTTTTCAGCAAACAAAGAGTTATACTGTGGACCTCCGTGCAAAGCCAGAGTACCACAAATTCCTTATTGGTAAGGGTGGTGGCAACATCCGTAAGGTGCGAGACAACACAGGGGCCCGCATCATCTTCCCCACCTCTGAGGATAAAGATCAGGAACTGATAACTATCATGGGAACAGAGGAGGCTGTCAAAGAGGcacagaaggagctggaggctCTCATCAAGAACTTGGTATGAACTTTTTCTACTTTCTTGCCTTTCACTGTGGCAAGGTATAACGAGTCAGTGTGGAGGACCTGCTTGTCCTAAAAATACTTGCTGCCCTGCCCTTCATGGGAGCTCAGGAAGATCCTTCCTTACCTTGGAGTGAGGTTGTAAGCTGATTGCTGTGGAGTACAGCCAGCTCATGCCTATCACCAGGACAGGCAGGGTTGACTAGCTGTTGTGTGTTGGCAGGATAACGTGGTTGAAGACTCCATGGTGGTTGACCCCAAGCACCACCGCCACTTTGTCATCCGTAGAGGACAAGTTCTGCGTGAGATTGCAGATGAATACGGTGGTGTGATGGTCAGCTTCCCGCGCTCCGGCACCCAGAGCGATAAAGTCACCCTCAAGGGAGCCAAGGACTGTGTGGAGGCAGCCAAGAAGCGCATCCAGGAGATCATTGAGGACCTGGTATGTTGTAGAAAAACTGTTTCTCCTGTATTGTGTTCCTTCAGCAGTGTCCTGCTTGAAACTGCTGTATGACCAAGCTTTTTGTGAACAAGTCCCATGGTAGTTCTTAGATCTGAACCTTTGCTGTCAGCGTACAAGGTCTGCAGACTTTAGATCCTGGCCTGGGGGTAGCAGCTGGCTCCAAAATGGCAGTGCTGTATGAATGAATTTCCTCCTCTGACCATCTTCCTCGTTTTTAGGGGTGGAAGTAGGAGACCACTCCTTGATGTGCATCTAGACATTAAAAGATCAGAGCCTTCTTGTGCCTCTCCATGTCTGGCCTTGGGCAGTGGTTGCTTTCAGGGGTTTCCTGCACTGTTAGTATTGGGTTTTGGAAGCAGTCAACTGTCAAACCtgttctcttcccttctttctttattttttttcatttcttctaatgcttcctcctcctcagggtAATAAAGAGTTTGAGCTTGGCTCTTGGAAGCCTTTAACATCCTGAGTTGAAGGCAGCCTTCTTTAAatcctctgctcttctctgagaGAGAAACAATTCTAGGAAATTTTCAGTTCTTCCCCTGTCAGCCATTGTTATCTTTTTTGACCCCTCTCTGTCCGTTTTGGATTTCACCATGCACAAACATCCTGTCTCCTGGTGTGAAAGAGGCTGCATTGCAATAGAGCAACTCTGCTTTCCCACAGGAAGCTCAAGTGACAATCGAATGCACCATCCCACAAAAGTTCCACCGCTCCATTATGGGCCCCAAAGGATCCCGGATCCAGCAGATCACCCGGGACTTTGGCGTCCAGATCAAATTCCCTGACAGGGAGGAAAATCCAGGTATACCTATGGATGCACGTTCACATGGTAGCTGGGATGATCAAATGAGTGTAGTGTAGCCTACACTCTGCTCCAGTGGACATGTTTTACTTAAAATTTATGGAGAGAACTGATCCCTGGTGTTCCTGCAGTGTCCTTGAATCTGGGCCTAGCATCAGCCTTGCCCTCTTGGGAAGGGGACAGTTTCAGGAGGTCAAACCACAGACCTGGGTGTTGTGAACATGTTGTCACTGCAGAGTACAGGGAGAATGAGGACTTAGCCTGACAAAAATGGCTCTGTGGGCTTACTGAGATCTCTCTGAGTTCTCACTGATGGCTGAGCCTGAGGATCTGGAGGAGGGAGATGATGAGCAAGGAGGTGGCTCTATGTATTGAACACAAGACTTTCCATGTTTTCAGCCCCTGTTGCGGAGCCAGCTGTGCAGGAGAATGGTGAGGAAGGTGGGGAAGGCAAGGAGGGGAAGGACACAGATCCCAGCTCTCCGAAGAAGTGCGATATCATCATCATCTCTGGCCGCAGGGAGAAGTGTGAGGCAGCAAAGGAGGCACTGCAGGTGTGTGGCTTTCTCAGCCCCTTACCCTGTTAAAGTAGTGATGCTTGGACGTAATTTTTGGTGGGGTAGTAAAAGCTACTCAGTCCAGGTGTAATGCAAGTGGTCAGTGATGCTGGCTGTAGAGGGGGTCTGCACTGCTCGAgggcagcccctctgctctgtgacTTAGCCTGACACCTTGAATTGTAGGGCCTGACCTTGCAATTGCTAG
This genomic window from Corvus hawaiiensis isolate bCorHaw1 chromosome 10, bCorHaw1.pri.cur, whole genome shotgun sequence contains:
- the LOC125331000 gene encoding vigilin encodes the protein MSSVAVLTQESFAEHRSGLAQQQVKVTALNSEEENDPPTYKEAFPPLPEKAPCLEAAQEPAGPWSKIRPIKASVITQVFHVPLEERKYKDMNQFGEGEQAKICLDIMQKTGAHLELSLAKDQGLSIMVSGKLEAVMKARKEIVARLQTQASATVAIPKEHHRFVIGKNGEKLQDLELKTATKIQIPRPDDPSNQIKITGTKEGIEKARHEILLISAEQDKRAVERLDVEKVYHPFIAGPYNKLVSELMQETGTRINIPPPSVNKTEIVFTGEKEQLAQAVARVKKIYEEKKKKTTTIAVEVKKSQHKYVIGPKGNSLQEILEKTGVSVEIPPTDSSSETVILRGEPEKLGQALTEVYAKANSFTVSSVSAPSWLHRFIIGKKGQNLAKITQQMPKVHIEFTEGEDKITLEGPTEDVNVAQEQIEVMVKDLINRMDYAEINVDHKFHRHLIGKNGANINRIKDLYKVSVRIPPDNEKSNLIRIEGDPQGVQQAKKELLELASRMENERTKDLIIEQKFHRTIIGQKGERIREIREKFPEVIINFPDPAHKSDIVQLRGPKNEVEKCTKYMQKMVADLVENSFSISVPIFKQFHKNIIGKGGANIKKIREESNTKIDLPAENSNSETIVITGKRANCEAARHRILAIQKELANITEVEVSIPSKLHNSLIGAKGRFIRSIMEECGGVHIHFPTEGSGSDTVTIRGPAQDVEKAKKQLLHLAEEKQTKSYTVDLRAKPEYHKFLIGKGGGNIRKVRDNTGARIIFPTSEDKDQELITIMGTEEAVKEAQKELEALIKNLDNVVEDSMVVDPKHHRHFVIRRGQVLREIADEYGGVMVSFPRSGTQSDKVTLKGAKDCVEAAKKRIQEIIEDLEAQVTIECTIPQKFHRSIMGPKGSRIQQITRDFGVQIKFPDREENPAPVAEPAVQENGEEGGEGKEGKDTDPSSPKKCDIIIISGRREKCEAAKEALQALVPVTIEVEVPFDLHRYIIGQKGSGIRKMMDEFEVNIQVPAPELQSDIITITGLATNLDRAKVGLLERVKELQAEQEDRALRSFKLTVTVDPKYHPKIIGRKGAVITQIRTEHEVNIQFPDKDDESQAQDQITITGYEKNAEAARDAIMKIVGELEQMVSEDVTLDHRVHARIIGARGKAIRKIMDEFKVDIRFPQSGAPDPNCVTVTGLPENVEEAIDHILNLEEEYLADVVDNEAMQVYMKPSSHEESKAPSKGFVVRDAPWATVNNEKAPDMSSSEDFPSFGAQVAPKTLPWGPKR